DNA from Actinoplanes sp. SE50/110:
GGTCGCGCTCACTCCGGCCGGCGAGATGTTCGTCGCCCGGGCCCGCCGCATCCTCGCCGAGTTGGACGGCGCCCGCCTCGAGATGGGCGAGATCACCACGGTGGTCACCGGCCGGGTCACCGTCGGCGCCACCTCGGTGCTCGGCAACTACGACCTGCCGGCCGCCCTCGCCCGCTTCCACGACCGGTTTCCCGGCATCGCCCTGCGGCTGCGTTCCGGCCTGGTCACCGGGCTGCTCGGCGCCCTCGACAGCGGCGAGTTGGACCTGGTCGTCGGGCCGGTGCACGCCGACCTGCCACCCCGCTTCGAAGCTCTGCCGCTCGCCGACGAACAGCTGGTGCTGGCCCTGCCGGTCGGGCATCCGCTCAGCGGCACCGGCCGGCTCACCCTGGGCGAGTTCCGCGACGAGCCGTTCGTCTGCCTGTCCGAGGGCAGCGGCCTGCGCTGGATCCTCGACGACGCGGCCCGCACCGCCGGCTTCGCACCCCGGGTGCAATTCGAGACGCACAGTCCGCGCAGCATCCGGGAGCTGGTCGCCGCCGGCCTCGGGGTGGCGCTGCTGGCCCGCTCGGTGGCCGAACAGGAGCAGGGCCCGGCCATCACGGTCCGCCACCTGCACGCGCCGCCGGCCCATCCGCCGATCGGGGTGATCCACCACCGGGACCGGCCGCTGACCCCCGCGGTCCAGGCCTGCCGACACTGCCTGCTGGACCTGGTCCCGCAGCGTGGCACTCACCCGGCCGCGGTGGAATAGGCCGCCGTCTACTCACTGTGATGATCGCCGTTTCGGGGATGTTCATGGCGCCGCCCAAAAGATTGCCTTTTTACCCAGGATTTCGATTGTTAAACCGGCACGTGAAAGAGGCTTCTGCGACATGCGATGTGCATATGCAGACTGCAGGCAGCGTTGTGAATACTGCGCTAGGCTCAATTCACCGATGGTTGAACTCGGACAGTTTTAACGGAGAGTAGTGGGGCCGGTATGGGCGTAGGGG
Protein-coding regions in this window:
- a CDS encoding LysR family transcriptional regulator → MELRQLSYVEAVARYGGFTRAAERLHVAQSAVSAQIRALEAELGVTLFARTTRRVALTPAGEMFVARARRILAELDGARLEMGEITTVVTGRVTVGATSVLGNYDLPAALARFHDRFPGIALRLRSGLVTGLLGALDSGELDLVVGPVHADLPPRFEALPLADEQLVLALPVGHPLSGTGRLTLGEFRDEPFVCLSEGSGLRWILDDAARTAGFAPRVQFETHSPRSIRELVAAGLGVALLARSVAEQEQGPAITVRHLHAPPAHPPIGVIHHRDRPLTPAVQACRHCLLDLVPQRGTHPAAVE